In Paraburkholderia terrae, the DNA window CGTTATCGAGCACACTCTCGCAAATGACAATGGGCATGGGCGTCGCGCTCGGCGCGATTGCGCTGCGGGTTGCAGCATGGTTACATGGGCACGAAGCGCAGTCGGTGACGCCCGCCGATTTCAGCATTGCTTTCCTGCTGGTGGCGGCTGTCGGACTAGTAGCGATCGTCGATGTGTTCGGGCTCGAACGTGATGCGGGCGCGCATGTGAGCGGGCATCATCGGCGGAAACGGGTTTGAGATGCCCGGCGCTGAACAGGTGGACTTGAAATGAATGTCGAACAGTTTGAATTGCTCGTGACGCGTACGATGCCTTACGGCAAATACAAAGGGCGCGTGATCGCCGATCTGCCGGGACATTATCTGAACTGGTTTGCGCGCGAAGGGTTTCCGCCTGGTGAGATCGGCAGGCTGCTCGCGTTGATGCATGAGATCGATCACAACGGCTTGAAGGAGTTGCTGAAGCCGTTGAGGAAGGGGTGAATCTGCGGTTGGCCTGATGCGCGCGCGTTCGATTCTTTGAACGACAGCGCGTTGCAAGTCACGGACGCCAAAACAAAAACGGCATTGCGATTTCTCGCAATGCCGTTTCTGAATTCTTTGGGGTGGCTGATGGGACTCGAACCCACGACGACAGGAATCACAATCCTGGACTCTACCAACTGAGCTACAGCCACCACTGCACTACATCTTCGCCGCCTGCCGCAGAGCGGTGCTCAGCAACGAAGAAGCGAGATTATACAAACACGAACCGTATTTGCAAAGCCCTTTATTCAAAGATTTCGCTGGGTTCGCGCAAATGCTGTCGCGCTTCGTCGAAAATCGCGAGATCGCGCGCCTGGAGCTTCTTGCTGTCCGACAGCACGCGCCGCCACCCGCGCGCACCCGCCACGCCGCGATACAGCCCCAGCGCATGACGCACGATCGCGCCAGGATACGTGCCGCGCGCGATCTCGGCGCGGCAGTATTCGATCAGCTTCGCTTCCGCTTCCTCGCGGGTCGGCGCGGTATCCGTCGAGCCGTAGAAACGCGCGTCGACATCGGCGAGCACATACGGGTTGTGATACGCCTCACGGCCCAGCATCACACCGTCGACGTGCTGCAAGTGTGCTTCGACTTCGTCGAGGGTCTTGATCCCGCCGTTGATGATGATCTCGAGCTGCGGAAAGTCGCGCTTCAATCGATACGCGTAGTCGTACTTGAG includes these proteins:
- a CDS encoding DUF3820 family protein encodes the protein MNVEQFELLVTRTMPYGKYKGRVIADLPGHYLNWFAREGFPPGEIGRLLALMHEIDHNGLKELLKPLRKG